A genomic region of Paenibacillus sp. PL2-23 contains the following coding sequences:
- a CDS encoding MFS transporter, whose protein sequence is MSIRQNHWMGADMRLLSVVLFIVEFVRGAVLVSLLPIYGAKTLGLSPDVIGVAISAHYLTDTLLKIVIGYLLDRFSPRLIVQISLVIALAGVYALQFAELPWMFIGAAAIYGIGMSPIWIVCLTKVKEEHRATQMGYLYTVWLFGLGSGPIVCNVLLDYSTSFTYLLLIVLSILAVALSFGMRKGELAAIQRIPLKEQMAALKERISAMKMLLPGMILQTTGASMLVPILPTFASEELGMSGIQYSILLTAGGLFAVGGMIPMGKLSDLLGGSRWFLVVGFGCFAAGLYMLAWGLSFWYCLVIAVALGLSYAAILPTWNAMLAQYVPPKQEGIGWGILSTIEGIGVMIGPVIGGVIALWGGETLVFWTSAALFGLIGLYYSTLKQSGVQ, encoded by the coding sequence GTGAGTATACGCCAAAACCATTGGATGGGAGCCGATATGAGGCTTCTGTCCGTCGTTCTGTTCATCGTCGAATTCGTGCGCGGCGCCGTGCTGGTCAGCCTGCTTCCCATCTATGGCGCCAAGACGCTGGGACTGTCTCCGGATGTCATCGGCGTTGCGATTTCCGCGCATTATTTGACCGATACCCTGCTTAAGATTGTGATTGGGTATTTGCTGGACCGCTTCTCTCCCCGCTTGATCGTGCAAATCAGCTTAGTGATTGCGCTTGCGGGCGTCTATGCCCTTCAGTTCGCCGAGCTGCCCTGGATGTTCATCGGCGCGGCCGCCATATACGGGATCGGCATGTCGCCGATCTGGATTGTCTGTCTGACCAAGGTGAAGGAGGAGCATCGCGCGACTCAGATGGGCTACCTGTATACGGTATGGCTCTTCGGGCTTGGCAGCGGACCCATCGTGTGCAATGTACTGCTGGATTACAGCACCTCCTTCACCTATCTTCTGCTTATCGTGCTGTCTATTCTGGCTGTGGCATTGTCCTTCGGTATGCGCAAGGGAGAGCTGGCAGCCATCCAGCGTATTCCTCTCAAGGAGCAGATGGCTGCCCTCAAGGAAAGGATCAGCGCTATGAAGATGCTTCTGCCAGGCATGATTCTGCAGACAACGGGAGCCAGCATGCTGGTTCCCATCCTGCCCACCTTCGCCAGCGAGGAGCTTGGCATGAGCGGCATCCAATATTCCATCCTCCTGACTGCAGGCGGCTTATTCGCTGTCGGAGGCATGATACCGATGGGCAAGCTGTCGGATCTGCTGGGCGGAAGCCGGTGGTTTCTTGTCGTCGGGTTCGGCTGCTTCGCCGCTGGCCTCTATATGCTGGCGTGGGGGCTGTCGTTTTGGTATTGTTTAGTTATTGCGGTAGCGCTTGGATTGTCTTATGCCGCAATCCTGCCAACCTGGAACGCCATGCTGGCGCAGTACGTGCCGCCGAAGCAAGAAGGCATCGGCTGGGGGATCCTCTCCACCATCGAAGGCATCGGCGTCATGATCGGGCCTGTCATCGGCGGGGTTATCGCGCTATGGGGAGGCGAGACGCTTGTGTTCTGGACAAGCGCTGCCTTATTCGGGCTAATTGGCTTATATTATTCAACACTGAAGCAGAGCGGGGTACAATAA
- a CDS encoding FAD-dependent oxidoreductase yields the protein MATHPSLPTYPEPYWAQSQEGLPSYPKLEEDIDTEIAVVGGGITGITTAYLLAMAGMRVTLLEAGKLLSGTTSHTTAKITAQHDLIYDELIKQEGYEKAGLYYTANRDALQFIRHTIQVHGIECGFSSEDAYVYTNSDAYMQKLQAEMAAYEKLGIPGSYVDRLPLVQLPAKAAVLMKEQAQFHPLQYLKVLIGKFVEAGGQIYEHTTATDIQQAECPTVVTSDGRKVACNQVVICSHFPFYDGHGFFFARMHAERSYVLAIKSSIPYPGGMYLSAEDPKRSIRSAAAEDGSSLLLIGGQSHKTGQGICTINHYETLQQFAADHFDPQQIAYRWSAQDLVTGDKLPYIGRITENTPNIYIATGYKKWGMTTGTAAALLIRDLIQEKQSPYAELFAPSRSLSLKTLKNLVVDNFDVAKHLIGGKLEMVLQKPKDLGPDEGAAVSVHGRRAGAYRDPEGKLFVVDTTCTHMGCEVEWNDGERTWDCPCHGSRFSFTGEVLEGPAEKPLKTIPMNG from the coding sequence ATGGCAACTCATCCATCTCTGCCTACCTATCCAGAGCCCTATTGGGCCCAATCCCAAGAAGGTCTCCCCTCTTACCCCAAGCTGGAGGAGGATATCGACACCGAGATCGCGGTCGTCGGCGGCGGCATAACGGGTATCACGACCGCCTACCTGTTAGCAATGGCCGGGATGCGGGTAACGCTGCTAGAGGCCGGAAAGCTGCTGAGCGGCACCACCTCCCATACAACGGCCAAAATTACGGCGCAGCACGACCTCATCTACGACGAGCTTATCAAGCAGGAAGGCTATGAAAAGGCAGGTCTCTATTACACCGCCAACCGGGACGCCTTGCAATTTATTCGGCATACCATCCAGGTGCACGGAATTGAATGCGGCTTCTCCTCGGAGGACGCTTACGTCTATACGAACTCGGACGCTTACATGCAGAAGCTGCAAGCCGAGATGGCCGCTTATGAGAAGCTCGGCATTCCGGGCTCCTATGTCGACCGCCTCCCTCTTGTCCAGCTTCCCGCCAAAGCGGCGGTGCTGATGAAGGAACAGGCGCAGTTCCACCCCTTGCAATACTTGAAGGTCCTCATAGGCAAGTTCGTCGAGGCTGGCGGCCAAATCTACGAGCATACGACGGCAACGGATATTCAGCAGGCCGAATGCCCCACGGTCGTCACCAGCGATGGCCGCAAGGTCGCCTGCAACCAAGTGGTTATTTGCTCGCACTTTCCCTTCTACGATGGCCACGGCTTCTTCTTCGCCCGCATGCATGCAGAACGCTCTTATGTGCTTGCCATCAAAAGCTCAATCCCGTATCCCGGCGGCATGTACCTCAGCGCGGAGGATCCGAAGCGCTCCATTCGCAGCGCGGCTGCAGAGGACGGCTCCTCCTTGCTGCTTATCGGCGGACAATCCCACAAGACGGGTCAGGGCATCTGTACGATCAATCATTACGAGACGCTGCAGCAATTTGCCGCGGACCACTTCGACCCGCAGCAGATTGCTTATAGGTGGTCGGCCCAGGACCTGGTCACTGGAGACAAGCTGCCTTATATAGGCCGCATTACGGAGAACACGCCGAATATTTATATCGCGACCGGCTACAAGAAGTGGGGCATGACAACCGGCACGGCGGCGGCGCTTCTCATCCGGGATTTGATTCAGGAGAAGCAGTCTCCTTATGCCGAGCTGTTCGCGCCTTCCCGCTCCCTCTCCCTCAAGACGCTCAAAAATCTCGTTGTCGACAACTTCGACGTAGCCAAGCATCTCATCGGAGGCAAGCTGGAGATGGTCCTGCAGAAGCCTAAGGACTTGGGACCGGATGAAGGAGCGGCAGTGTCTGTGCATGGGCGGAGGGCCGGCGCTTACAGGGATCCCGAGGGCAAGCTGTTCGTGGTGGATACGACCTGCACCCATATGGGCTGCGAGGTCGAATGGAACGACGGCGAGCGGACATGGGACTGTCCTTGCCACGGCTCCCGCTTCTCATTCACCGGCGAGGTGCTCGAAGGGCCCGCGGAGAAGCCGCTGAAGACGATACCAATGAACGGATGA
- a CDS encoding DNA alkylation repair protein: MAEPLKNMYNGSFLEQFGERMRAAWPPFQTERFVERARQDDWELLELKPRIRRITEALGASLPGDYREALAILYLVDEACTGFPYLFFPDFVEVFGREEDDWAHSMDALARFTRRSSSEFAVRPFIIEHPDRMIPQLLEWANHSNEHVRRLASEGSRPRLPWGQALTRFKQDPSPMLPLLEKLKADPSLYVRKSVANHLNDIAKDHPDLVMELAERWKGQHPLTDWIVRHACRTLIKRAHPRVMTLFGYSAGGKEAERGEALVQAAELTLSAAEVPIGGETELQYGIQLAGEPGQSGGTRLKLRIEYGIDFVKAGGKTSLKRFLLSDREFSQGELVKGSRRHRFADLTTRKHYEGVHGISLWVNGVEVARTELTVSGSRNKEGRGSTH; this comes from the coding sequence ATGGCAGAGCCGCTGAAGAACATGTATAACGGCAGTTTTCTGGAGCAGTTCGGCGAGCGGATGAGAGCCGCTTGGCCGCCATTCCAGACGGAACGGTTTGTAGAGCGGGCACGACAGGACGACTGGGAGCTTCTGGAGCTGAAGCCCCGCATCCGCAGAATTACGGAGGCGCTCGGCGCCTCGCTGCCGGGAGATTACAGGGAGGCGCTCGCCATCCTGTATCTCGTTGATGAAGCATGCACGGGCTTCCCGTATTTGTTTTTCCCGGATTTCGTGGAGGTGTTCGGGAGGGAGGAGGACGACTGGGCACATTCCATGGACGCGCTGGCTCGCTTCACGAGGCGTTCCTCTTCGGAATTTGCCGTCAGGCCGTTCATTATCGAGCATCCGGATCGTATGATTCCGCAGCTGCTGGAGTGGGCGAATCATTCCAACGAGCACGTGAGGCGCTTGGCGAGCGAAGGCTCCCGGCCTCGACTGCCCTGGGGACAGGCGCTTACGCGCTTCAAGCAGGATCCCTCTCCGATGCTCCCGCTGCTGGAGAAGCTGAAGGCCGATCCCTCCTTATACGTGCGCAAGAGCGTGGCTAATCATCTCAACGATATCGCCAAGGATCATCCGGATTTGGTTATGGAGCTGGCAGAGCGCTGGAAGGGACAGCATCCGCTGACAGACTGGATCGTCAGGCATGCGTGCCGGACGCTGATCAAGCGGGCGCACCCGCGTGTAATGACATTATTCGGCTATTCGGCCGGCGGCAAGGAAGCAGAGCGGGGAGAGGCGCTGGTACAGGCCGCTGAGCTTACGCTGTCTGCCGCAGAGGTGCCTATTGGCGGCGAGACGGAGCTTCAATACGGGATTCAGCTGGCGGGCGAACCGGGCCAGTCCGGCGGCACCAGGCTGAAGCTGCGGATTGAATATGGCATTGACTTCGTGAAGGCGGGAGGCAAAACCTCCTTGAAGCGCTTCCTGCTATCGGATCGCGAATTCAGCCAGGGTGAGCTTGTGAAGGGAAGCAGAAGGCACCGGTTTGCGGATTTGACGACTCGGAAGCATTATGAGGGCGTTCATGGCATCTCGCTGTGGGTGAATGGGGTGGAAGTGGCCAGAACCGAGCTGACGGTATCGGGCAGCCGCAACAAAGAAGGGAGAGGCTCGACGCATTAG
- a CDS encoding glycosyltransferase, with translation MRQQPHYRSPKLLIVYASYGDGHIQAAKALQEAYSNLGHDKQQIVMYDLMAEAHPWINEMTRLFYQKSYTHLPYLYGWMYDITKPMKHDSLFGSWLHSFGKQKIRQILLAENPDAVVYTFPLFAPQRLQQRGSRIPSYVVMTDFDLHCRWVHPGIDRYYVATSELQADLKRLGIHHNHITVSGIPLKKGFQAGAQPNHTLFAKHGLQPGKPVVLIMGGAQGVLPHITEMCACLLRRSSDVQIALVCGRNHELKAAIDAAYGHGSLQPRLRTFGYVNEMHELMALADCLVTKPGGITLAEAIAAELPPFIYRPVPGQEKRNALFLQSKGAAFVANDLDMLMDEMLDLLHDPLRLMNIRLNIRKLQPKGAPSTGTNTAAEAIILDIVSNLRIINHATHL, from the coding sequence ATGAGACAACAACCCCATTACCGTTCGCCTAAGCTGCTCATCGTATACGCTTCGTATGGCGATGGGCATATTCAAGCGGCCAAAGCTCTGCAGGAAGCCTACTCGAACCTTGGCCACGACAAGCAGCAAATCGTGATGTACGACCTCATGGCCGAAGCACACCCCTGGATCAACGAGATGACAAGGCTATTTTATCAAAAAAGCTATACCCATCTACCATACCTGTACGGCTGGATGTACGATATTACGAAGCCGATGAAGCATGACTCCCTGTTCGGGAGCTGGCTGCATTCCTTCGGCAAGCAGAAGATTCGCCAAATCCTGCTGGCAGAGAATCCGGATGCCGTCGTCTATACGTTCCCGCTGTTCGCACCCCAAAGACTGCAGCAGAGAGGCAGCCGCATCCCATCCTATGTGGTGATGACGGATTTCGACCTTCACTGCCGCTGGGTCCACCCTGGCATCGACCGATATTACGTAGCAACCTCCGAGCTGCAAGCTGACCTCAAGCGTCTGGGCATCCACCATAATCATATTACCGTAAGCGGCATCCCGCTCAAAAAAGGCTTTCAAGCCGGAGCGCAGCCCAACCATACCTTATTCGCCAAACATGGCCTTCAGCCCGGCAAGCCTGTCGTCCTCATTATGGGTGGAGCTCAAGGGGTACTCCCCCATATTACCGAGATGTGCGCCTGCTTGCTTCGTCGCTCCAGCGACGTGCAGATCGCATTGGTCTGCGGCCGGAACCATGAGCTGAAGGCTGCTATTGATGCAGCCTACGGGCACGGCTCCCTGCAGCCCCGGCTGCGCACCTTCGGCTACGTCAACGAAATGCACGAGCTGATGGCGCTTGCCGATTGTCTTGTCACCAAGCCTGGCGGCATCACACTTGCGGAAGCCATCGCCGCAGAGCTGCCCCCTTTCATTTACCGCCCTGTTCCCGGTCAGGAGAAACGAAACGCGCTGTTCCTGCAATCCAAAGGCGCCGCCTTTGTTGCCAACGATCTCGACATGTTAATGGATGAGATGCTTGATCTCCTTCACGATCCGCTTCGCCTGATGAATATCCGACTGAACATTCGCAAGCTGCAGCCCAAAGGAGCTCCATCCACGGGTACGAATACTGCAGCAGAGGCGATAATTTTGGATATTGTATCCAACTTGCGTATAATAAATCATGCAACACACTTGTAA
- a CDS encoding helix-turn-helix transcriptional regulator, whose product MFRADRLTERRKHHQLTQEQLALKVNLTKAAISNYEQGRSAPPHETLAALVDALHTNADYLLDLTDEPDPKGAMDRKRSTAEHRDHEAGVYIAYLGGPPEEMDEEEAEHLKRELEMFRAFKEKRRKEREAGNE is encoded by the coding sequence GTGTTCAGAGCCGATCGGTTAACGGAACGCCGAAAGCATCATCAGCTTACGCAAGAGCAGCTTGCGCTGAAGGTTAACCTCACGAAAGCCGCAATCAGCAACTATGAGCAGGGACGGAGTGCCCCACCGCATGAGACGCTGGCAGCGCTTGTCGATGCTCTCCATACCAACGCGGACTACTTGCTGGATCTGACGGACGAGCCCGATCCCAAGGGAGCCATGGATCGGAAGCGCTCCACTGCGGAGCACCGCGATCACGAAGCCGGAGTGTACATCGCTTATCTGGGCGGTCCGCCAGAGGAGATGGACGAGGAGGAAGCCGAGCATCTGAAGCGCGAGCTGGAGATGTTCCGCGCCTTCAAGGAGAAGCGCCGCAAAGAGCGGGAAGCTGGCAACGAATAA
- a CDS encoding TVP38/TMEM64 family protein has protein sequence MKHLQDWITNLKEMDVDSIQRTLESYSQFGPLPGILLPFVESFLPFLPLILIIAANANIYGLGFGFLFSWIGVTAGGICVFLICRSLGRNVQAKLMRRFPRSVRFFNWIERKGFTPLFLLACFPFTPSIIITVIAGLSKIPFHTFLVATVMGKAVMIFVISLISFDIGNLVDEPWRIFVSITAVLVMYFGGRMLENRYQIKG, from the coding sequence ATGAAGCATCTGCAAGACTGGATCACCAACCTGAAAGAAATGGATGTCGACAGCATCCAGCGGACACTGGAGAGCTATTCGCAATTCGGGCCGCTGCCCGGCATCCTCCTTCCCTTTGTGGAATCATTCCTGCCGTTTCTTCCGCTAATCCTGATCATTGCGGCCAACGCCAATATCTACGGACTTGGCTTCGGCTTCCTGTTCTCCTGGATCGGCGTGACAGCGGGGGGCATCTGCGTATTTCTGATCTGCCGCTCATTAGGGCGGAACGTTCAAGCGAAATTAATGAGGCGGTTCCCGAGGTCGGTCAGATTCTTCAACTGGATCGAACGCAAAGGCTTTACGCCGTTGTTCCTGCTGGCCTGCTTCCCCTTCACGCCCTCGATCATCATCACGGTAATTGCGGGTCTCAGCAAGATACCGTTCCATACTTTTTTGGTCGCAACGGTAATGGGGAAGGCGGTTATGATCTTCGTTATTTCTCTGATTAGCTTCGATATCGGCAATCTGGTGGATGAGCCCTGGCGAATCTTCGTCTCCATTACAGCCGTGCTCGTGATGTATTTCGGCGGGAGAATGCTGGAGAACAGGTATCAGATCAAGGGTTAG
- a CDS encoding ImmA/IrrE family metallo-endopeptidase, producing the protein MEALNFELYRPAEMELWIGEMFHRSGLRAPADLNDWDKVASLFGAHIAYTEGETKVLYDEEGDCLIFLNIHMDKHRQKLAFFHELSHPALHTGNQRQLPQSFVALQETQAGLFQLYSAMPIHMLQAFVQLHYHPQDVRLLAEAFDVPPSFVRKRLDRIAGRIRQQRSDRQLRERIAGSSESRREPYSDMTNRLLRQLYRQTEASRSAGMTKG; encoded by the coding sequence ATGGAGGCCTTGAACTTTGAGTTGTACCGGCCAGCGGAGATGGAGCTTTGGATTGGGGAGATGTTTCATAGGAGCGGCTTGCGAGCGCCTGCTGACCTGAACGATTGGGACAAGGTCGCGTCGCTGTTCGGCGCCCACATCGCGTATACGGAGGGCGAGACGAAGGTCCTGTACGACGAGGAAGGCGATTGCTTAATCTTCTTAAATATTCACATGGACAAGCATCGGCAGAAGCTGGCGTTTTTCCATGAGCTGAGCCATCCCGCCCTGCATACGGGCAACCAGAGGCAGCTGCCGCAATCGTTCGTCGCATTGCAGGAAACGCAGGCCGGGTTGTTCCAGCTGTACAGCGCCATGCCTATCCATATGCTGCAGGCGTTCGTCCAGCTTCATTACCATCCGCAGGATGTTCGCCTGCTCGCTGAAGCGTTCGATGTTCCGCCGTCCTTCGTCCGGAAACGTCTGGACCGCATTGCTGGGCGCATCCGACAGCAACGGAGTGATCGTCAGCTCCGCGAGAGGATAGCCGGCAGCAGCGAGTCGCGGAGGGAGCCCTATTCGGACATGACGAACCGGCTGCTCCGGCAGCTTTATAGGCAGACAGAGGCCTCCCGCAGTGCAGGGATGACGAAAGGATAG
- a CDS encoding transposase, with amino-acid sequence MNEDKRMKPITGEFVEADGIYRNEWGRDERLERGDTFPADPILGSTEWKQVELEFDNHHEGRTDPRLTPHDDDDDPEAHMQHPRRHQGSNKE; translated from the coding sequence ATGAACGAAGATAAACGTATGAAACCGATAACCGGGGAATTCGTCGAGGCGGATGGTATCTACCGTAACGAATGGGGACGGGACGAGCGTCTGGAACGCGGGGACACCTTCCCGGCCGATCCCATCCTTGGCAGCACAGAGTGGAAGCAGGTCGAGCTTGAATTCGACAATCATCACGAAGGGCGCACCGACCCTCGGCTTACGCCTCATGATGACGATGACGATCCGGAAGCGCATATGCAGCATCCTCGGCGTCATCAAGGCAGCAACAAGGAGTAG
- a CDS encoding NUDIX domain-containing protein, protein MPDDELFDIYDKELRHIGTATRADTHARGYWHRSFHCWLARRDGDRRYVRFQLRQLTKDTNPGCFDITAAGHLTAGETVRDAVRELEEEIGVTASFEELIPLGQITEEEEGMVNGRPFIDREVSDVFALISDVPLTALRLQPEEVAGVFEVEVEELLALFEGRRGELAAHGVELTGSTRAEAEATNEPIGLRPSTRSVRANQFVPRDNRYYVEVMNKLLALSY, encoded by the coding sequence ATGCCTGATGACGAGCTGTTCGACATCTACGACAAGGAGCTGCGCCATATCGGCACGGCAACCCGCGCAGATACGCATGCCAGAGGCTACTGGCACCGCTCGTTCCATTGCTGGCTGGCCCGCCGTGACGGAGACCGCCGCTACGTGCGATTCCAGCTGCGGCAGCTGACCAAGGATACGAACCCCGGCTGCTTCGACATTACCGCGGCCGGACATTTGACCGCCGGCGAGACGGTCCGGGACGCCGTGCGCGAGCTGGAGGAGGAGATCGGCGTGACGGCGAGCTTCGAGGAGCTCATCCCGCTGGGACAAATCACGGAGGAAGAGGAAGGCATGGTGAACGGCCGCCCCTTCATCGATCGGGAGGTCAGCGATGTATTCGCCTTGATCAGCGACGTGCCGCTGACAGCGCTGCGCCTGCAGCCTGAAGAGGTCGCAGGTGTCTTCGAGGTTGAGGTAGAGGAGCTGCTCGCCTTGTTCGAGGGGCGACGCGGGGAGCTTGCCGCCCATGGGGTTGAGCTGACCGGCTCGACGAGAGCCGAGGCAGAAGCAACGAACGAGCCCATCGGACTTCGCCCGAGCACCCGAAGCGTTCGCGCCAATCAGTTCGTGCCTCGCGACAACCGCTATTATGTAGAGGTCATGAACAAGCTCCTTGCTCTATCCTATTAA
- the mscL gene encoding large-conductance mechanosensitive channel protein MscL, with amino-acid sequence MKMMQEFKEFAMKGNVIDLAVGVIIGGAFGKIVTSLVNDVIMPPIGALLGEVNFKDLKYYLVDVTDMDEAALETAAAIRYGQFINVVLDFLIVAFCIFLMVKGINTLRRKNEEKEKAPAAPTEKDCPYCLSKIPIKATRCKHCTSQLEASSNA; translated from the coding sequence ATGAAAATGATGCAAGAATTCAAAGAGTTTGCTATGAAAGGAAACGTTATCGATCTAGCCGTCGGTGTCATTATTGGAGGAGCCTTCGGCAAAATCGTCACCTCTCTCGTCAACGATGTCATTATGCCTCCTATCGGCGCGCTGCTTGGCGAAGTCAACTTCAAGGATTTAAAATATTATCTCGTGGACGTAACCGACATGGATGAAGCCGCGTTAGAGACGGCGGCCGCGATTCGCTACGGGCAATTCATTAACGTCGTTCTCGACTTCCTCATCGTCGCATTCTGTATCTTCCTGATGGTGAAGGGGATAAACACTCTGCGCCGCAAGAACGAGGAGAAGGAGAAGGCTCCTGCCGCGCCGACAGAGAAGGATTGTCCATACTGCCTGTCCAAAATCCCAATCAAAGCGACGCGCTGCAAGCATTGCACCTCGCAGCTAGAGGCATCGTCGAATGCCTGA
- a CDS encoding hemolysin XhlA family protein: MSGPAYSEIRERVVRLETKWDEAAETKETAKLAAKEAAEALQTVKALQQTLMDVQDNQKWLWRMVIGGVVAAILSFVVKGG; encoded by the coding sequence ATGTCGGGACCCGCGTATTCGGAAATACGAGAGAGAGTGGTGCGCTTAGAGACCAAATGGGATGAAGCAGCCGAAACCAAAGAAACGGCGAAGCTCGCTGCGAAGGAAGCGGCAGAGGCGCTGCAAACCGTAAAGGCCCTTCAGCAGACGCTGATGGATGTGCAGGACAATCAGAAATGGCTATGGCGCATGGTTATCGGCGGGGTGGTTGCGGCGATTTTGTCGTTTGTTGTGAAAGGAGGCTAG
- a CDS encoding ATP-binding protein, giving the protein MHVVSFLASDHLLILDWSIVATFVVCLILTTGALGLLYFVPRRTGWHEYGAAILFALAPAAIQHLSILSSKVQSYHIQKADLACSLAVSLAGALAVITLNRKGINKWILSFILGMSNLIMHQIGIHSVTIEYRELMTTEKFNEYLLMFAFVLGLSTLFIISFSLVSWISAKKLTLINSRYKLLVENSMDMIALIKDGNWEYVNPSGLRLFEASGEGEMLGMAVLKQLERKHHDRFLHWLADEAVQDEHAVPVELEWTTLRGKHIYTEAVRTRTSLYGSTIEQVIIRDISERKRNEELMIKTEKLSIAGQLAAGIAHEIRNPLTSLKGFMQLISTGRVQNNRYYGIMNAELIRIETIISELLMLSKPQAYEYACLDIRKLMKETVAGLSLLAKQNGVQLDYGQAPPVKSLWVLGVDIQLRQVLFNIMKNAIESMLSGGTVRIRLALENAEMVSILIQDEGIGIPEEQLANIGQPFYTTKDKGTGLGLMVTYKIIENHEGQITAESQLGIGTTFSIKLPYRKPCEEQNAELDQSLFM; this is encoded by the coding sequence ATGCATGTCGTATCGTTCCTTGCGTCTGATCACCTATTAATTTTGGATTGGAGCATCGTCGCTACGTTTGTCGTTTGCCTCATTCTGACCACAGGCGCGCTGGGCCTGCTTTATTTCGTGCCTCGGAGAACGGGATGGCATGAGTATGGGGCGGCGATTCTATTCGCACTTGCTCCTGCGGCGATTCAGCATTTATCCATTCTGTCCAGCAAGGTGCAGTCCTACCATATCCAGAAGGCGGATCTTGCATGCTCGCTGGCGGTAAGCTTGGCGGGAGCCTTGGCGGTCATTACGCTGAATCGCAAAGGAATAAACAAATGGATCCTCAGCTTCATATTGGGCATGTCCAACCTCATTATGCACCAGATCGGCATACACTCCGTAACGATTGAATACCGGGAGCTTATGACGACAGAGAAATTTAATGAATATTTGCTGATGTTTGCCTTCGTATTGGGTTTATCCACGTTGTTTATTATCAGCTTCAGTCTCGTGTCCTGGATCAGCGCCAAAAAACTAACCTTAATCAACAGCAGGTACAAGCTGCTGGTGGAGAACTCCATGGATATGATTGCCTTGATTAAGGATGGTAATTGGGAGTATGTGAACCCCTCGGGGCTTCGGCTGTTCGAGGCAAGCGGTGAAGGCGAAATGCTGGGGATGGCTGTGCTGAAGCAGCTGGAGAGGAAGCATCATGACAGATTCCTCCATTGGCTCGCGGACGAGGCGGTTCAAGATGAGCACGCCGTTCCGGTGGAGCTGGAGTGGACCACCCTGCGAGGCAAGCACATCTATACAGAGGCTGTCAGAACCCGCACCTCGTTGTATGGCTCCACGATCGAGCAGGTCATTATCCGGGATATTTCCGAACGCAAGCGCAACGAGGAGCTGATGATCAAGACGGAGAAGCTGTCCATTGCGGGACAGCTGGCGGCAGGCATCGCTCATGAAATCCGAAATCCGCTTACATCGCTTAAAGGCTTCATGCAGCTGATCTCCACAGGCCGTGTCCAGAACAATCGGTATTATGGCATCATGAACGCAGAGCTGATTCGTATTGAGACCATTATTAGCGAGCTTCTGATGCTGTCCAAGCCTCAGGCGTATGAATATGCATGTCTGGATATACGAAAGCTGATGAAGGAGACCGTGGCCGGCTTAAGCCTGCTTGCGAAGCAGAACGGTGTTCAGCTGGACTATGGACAAGCGCCTCCCGTGAAATCGCTATGGGTGCTGGGCGTCGATATTCAGCTGAGGCAGGTGCTCTTCAACATTATGAAGAACGCCATCGAATCCATGCTAAGCGGAGGCACGGTCAGGATCAGGCTAGCCCTTGAGAACGCAGAGATGGTGTCCATCCTAATCCAGGATGAAGGCATCGGCATACCGGAGGAACAGCTTGCCAACATCGGCCAGCCCTTCTATACGACCAAGGACAAGGGAACGGGACTTGGACTGATGGTCACCTACAAAATCATTGAAAACCACGAGGGGCAAATTACTGCGGAGAGTCAGCTTGGCATCGGCACGACGTTCAGCATCAAGCTGCCCTATCGCAAGCCTTGCGAGGAGCAGAACGCTGAGCTGGATCAGTCGCTGTTCATGTGA